One Aethina tumida isolate Nest 87 chromosome 5, icAetTumi1.1, whole genome shotgun sequence genomic window carries:
- the LOC109595611 gene encoding uncharacterized protein LOC109595611 isoform X3, which translates to MKSFEKILQKIIPKNFFSFHENVLTFQGLLSPKHPCLRILYLIWSIPHNIFTTVYLISVEIIMAYQHYETNRTKAMVTIAVIFLHMVCSKRIFIWHFFLKKKYNRIINILKRDVDFLIFNVNDVDLTLDKPPVGFSYECIKEYWQRKTRFYRKLDKYNRRNEIEDFKIRNDLHVKFQCLCIQLTFFMAVFLVIFNAYLIKQPRYYKFNPKLNVTSLYSGYPFETYFPFDTSITDGYYLMGQLYQIYMYIGCVETFLILDTSAWMYMWMLKGQLTTVRFALRKLDCDIKVKGKKASLLIVEMRMIKCIEEVKFIIKGVQILEQLYNVQLAIQYGMCVLIICFTMYAVQLITSVGELSYLFSILVLILFEPLFISWISQSLTEEIYDFQCI; encoded by the exons atgaaatcatttgaaaaaatcttGCAAAAAATCATTCCAAAAAACTTTTTCTCATTCCATGAAAATGTATTAACTTTTCAGGGCCTGCTGAGTCCTAAACATCCTTGCCTTCGGATATTGTATTTGATTTGGAGCATCCCTCACAACATTTTCACGACAGTGTATTTAATATCTGTTGAAATTATAATGGCATATCAACATTACGAAACAAATAGGACGAAAGCTATGGTAACAATTGCAGTAATTTTTCTGCATATGGTTTGCAGTAAAAGGATATTCATTTGGCATTTTTTCCTGAAGAAAAAGTATAACaggattattaatatattgaaaagaGATGTTgactttttgatatttaatgtgaatGATGTTGACTTAACGTTGGATAAACCTCCCGTAGGGTTCTCATACGAGtgtattaaagaatattggcAACGAAAGACGAGATTCTATAGAAAATTGGACAAATATAATAgaag GAACGAAATCGAGGACTTCAAAATTAGAAATGATTtacatgtaaaatttcaatgcTTATGTATTCAACTTACATTTTTCATGGCTGTTTTTCTGGTTATATTTAATGCTTACTTAATTAAACAGCCACGTTATTACAAATTCAACCCAAAACTGAACGTAACTTCATTGTACAGTGGTTACCCTTTTGAAACTTATTTTCCTTTCGATACGTCCATAACCGATGGATATTATCTCATGGGacaattatatcaaatttacatGTACATTGGATGCGTTGAAACTTTCTTAA TTTTAGACACGAGTGCTTGGATGTACATGTGGATGCTCAAGGGTCAACTTACAACAGTCAGGTTTGCCTTACGGAAATTAGATTGTGATATAAAAGTCAAAGGCAAAAAAGCTTCGTTGCTGATCGTGGAAATGCGCATGATCAAATGCATCGAAgaagttaaatttatcataaa GGGTGTACAAATTCTGGAGCAGCTGTACAACGTCCAGTTAGCAATACAATACGGAATGTGTGTGTTGATCATATGTTTTACCATGTATGCCGTCCAATTA ATTACATCAGTCGGTGAGCTTTCGTACCTGTTTTCCATCCtggtattaatattgtttgagCCGCTCTTCATAAGCTGGATTAGTCAGTCGCTAACAGAGGAG atCTATGACTTTCAGTGTATTTAA
- the LOC109595611 gene encoding odorant receptor 42a-like isoform X1, with protein MKSFEKILQKIIPKNFFSFHENVLTFQGLLSPKHPCLRILYLIWSIPHNIFTTVYLISVEIIMAYQHYETNRTKAMVTIAVIFLHMVCSKRIFIWHFFLKKKYNRIINILKRDVDFLIFNVNDVDLTLDKPPVGFSYECIKEYWQRKTRFYRKLDKYNRRNEIEDFKIRNDLHVKFQCLCIQLTFFMAVFLVIFNAYLIKQPRYYKFNPKLNVTSLYSGYPFETYFPFDTSITDGYYLMGQLYQIYMYIGCVETFLILDTSAWMYMWMLKGQLTTVRFALRKLDCDIKVKGKKASLLIVEMRMIKCIEEVKFIIKGVQILEQLYNVQLAIQYGMCVLIICFTMYAVQLITSVGELSYLFSILVLILFEPLFISWISQSLTEEFYNVLSALYELNWLDYPPPLRRKLLYFMMVLKKPKVLTLAGMLNIDFAFYLSLLKNSYSAYTLISKTQEQGK; from the exons atgaaatcatttgaaaaaatcttGCAAAAAATCATTCCAAAAAACTTTTTCTCATTCCATGAAAATGTATTAACTTTTCAGGGCCTGCTGAGTCCTAAACATCCTTGCCTTCGGATATTGTATTTGATTTGGAGCATCCCTCACAACATTTTCACGACAGTGTATTTAATATCTGTTGAAATTATAATGGCATATCAACATTACGAAACAAATAGGACGAAAGCTATGGTAACAATTGCAGTAATTTTTCTGCATATGGTTTGCAGTAAAAGGATATTCATTTGGCATTTTTTCCTGAAGAAAAAGTATAACaggattattaatatattgaaaagaGATGTTgactttttgatatttaatgtgaatGATGTTGACTTAACGTTGGATAAACCTCCCGTAGGGTTCTCATACGAGtgtattaaagaatattggcAACGAAAGACGAGATTCTATAGAAAATTGGACAAATATAATAgaag GAACGAAATCGAGGACTTCAAAATTAGAAATGATTtacatgtaaaatttcaatgcTTATGTATTCAACTTACATTTTTCATGGCTGTTTTTCTGGTTATATTTAATGCTTACTTAATTAAACAGCCACGTTATTACAAATTCAACCCAAAACTGAACGTAACTTCATTGTACAGTGGTTACCCTTTTGAAACTTATTTTCCTTTCGATACGTCCATAACCGATGGATATTATCTCATGGGacaattatatcaaatttacatGTACATTGGATGCGTTGAAACTTTCTTAA TTTTAGACACGAGTGCTTGGATGTACATGTGGATGCTCAAGGGTCAACTTACAACAGTCAGGTTTGCCTTACGGAAATTAGATTGTGATATAAAAGTCAAAGGCAAAAAAGCTTCGTTGCTGATCGTGGAAATGCGCATGATCAAATGCATCGAAgaagttaaatttatcataaa GGGTGTACAAATTCTGGAGCAGCTGTACAACGTCCAGTTAGCAATACAATACGGAATGTGTGTGTTGATCATATGTTTTACCATGTATGCCGTCCAATTA ATTACATCAGTCGGTGAGCTTTCGTACCTGTTTTCCATCCtggtattaatattgtttgagCCGCTCTTCATAAGCTGGATTAGTCAGTCGCTAACAGAGGAG ttttacaaTGTACTCTCGGCATTGTATGAGTTAAATTGGCTGGACTACCCACCACCGTTGAGAAGGAAGCTCTTGTATTTTATGATGGTGCTAAAAAAGCCCAAAGTTTTGACACTAGCGGGGATGCTGAATATAgattttgcattttatttatcg CTTCTTAAGAATTCATATTCAGCTTATACACTGATCTCAAAGACCCAGGAACAAGGAAAATGA
- the LOC109595622 gene encoding uncharacterized protein LOC109595622, with product MMRKPFTIPNKECKESTKDSNSFEDHELLNLRLTFTEEVDQAPQDKPSCSGDAIKSTNKRQTHPLRNPNHRLPNLYNLPQGYNKKIEHKTNLADCADCAQSNDKVQDVEPTTSQDDCLSPTTKNKEIPHEDNTTINSYPQERPESRTFPFKLTPSGNFKVNSDQVIFVSDKFSVLVADPANTQVNINSDPQSTMSQPSEDIPQSAAMAAINEHFHGSVSNIGSVFATSPTRSSQKEASEYDTKKTCEILEDLDLSRLGYSEESTINWDKVKLPEKKNLYLELHSRIINYKNTDCKVCIGNEEFNCHLIVLQCYSEAFNGYSAVKKVELPQEVCSATTFAFIYEWMISGEPSYQELTRHNVLDIFTAAKYLKMNDLVEQCWYFIDDQEVFSEATAFFLYMTAKKKNLREIREIMIPRIQNFFLMLVGSQDWLELDIDDVKDFLTSNYISINCEMEVFMSAVRWLKHDWDNRSVHKYQLLECVRFGNIAPWQLIDIKRNPENPEFMELTKDPMVCKMIDDGLAYVIIKYWYGQENSEFQHWNSVLGLNEPPIRNWTGCDKTYFTYREFVIYLDQYRRTHLDDKGKAKKEVTMSPRITTNADEFMCTKKVSANKKLSKLENLSSNPDTKTPINPNPISKPAKVVPKIEIAAKPHEEMKPVVETNTKLPDKCDKLFPKKVLKLFQSVSKMNTTPDNTSLFNRDKETVLIFGGFDPHGNYGVGRNTGKDIFQYKPRDNTWEYVGDLPEPRYYHCIAFFRGRVYLVGGADPREEGKCKSKVVNTVWSFDPTNRYWYHEGNLMMPRKHFGLVVCNQMLFAIGGQDKQKVLRSVEKYNIYQSSWEEVAPLKQARTGLCCSQFKDCIWVAGGLSGLKNSTILDSVECYNTKTNQWTEITKLSFPRCFSCLFLLQDRLFIIGGAEKSTSHSTSLDIVEQWDEDSEKWKSKIEMEIPRHGHIVTNFGTQLMIIGGVTTAYKKALNSIECFCIERGTWVSGISNLPNALSGHAAVTLPPSNCLH from the exons ATGATGCGAAAGCCCTTCACGATTCCGAACAAG GAGTGCAAGGAATCTACAAAGGACTCTAATTCTTTTGAAGACCACGAACTGCTTAACCTTCG GCTCACATTTACTGAAGAAGTAGACCAAGCACCACAAGACAAGCCTTCCTGCTCCGGAGACGCAATTAAATCGACAAACAAA cGCCAAACTCATCCCTTGCGTAACCCAAACCACCGATTGCCAAACTTATATAATCTCCCTCAAG GTTACAACAAAAAGATTGAGCACAAAACTAATCTAGCTGACTGTGCTGATTGCGCACAGTCGAACGACAAAGTGCAAGACGTCGAACCAACGACCAGTCAAGACGATTGCTTGTCCCCTACAACAAAAAACAAGGAAATCCCCCATGAAGATAACACCACGATAAACTCATA CCCACAAGAACGACCTGAGTCTCGAACCTTTCCCTTCAAATTAACCCCCAGTGGCAATTTCAAAGTCAATTCGGATCAG GTAATTTTCGTTTCCGACAAATTCAGTGTACTTGTGGCGGATCCGGCAAACACCCAAGTAAACATAAATTCCGATCCCCAGTCCACCATGTCGCAACCGTCCGAAGACATACCACAATCCGCGGCCATGGCCGCCATTAACGAACACTTCCACGGAAGCGTCTCCAATATTGGATCGGTGTTTGCGACAAGTCCCACCAGGAGCTCCCAAAAGGAAGCCTCCGAATACGACACCAAAAAAACGTGCGAAATACTCGAAGATCTTGACTTATCTAGACTCGGATACAGCGAGGAGTCCACAATAAATTGGGATAAAGTCAAGCTACCCGAAAAGAAAAATCTTTACCTCGAACTGCATTCAAGAATCATCAATTATAA GAATACAGACTGTAAAGTTTGTATTGGGAACGAAGAATTTAATTGTCACTTAATAGTTCTTCAGTGCTACTCCGAAGCTTTCAACGGTTACAGTGCAGTGAAAAAGGTGGAATTACCTCAG GAAGTATGTAGCGCCACAACTTTCGCTTTCATATACGAATGGATGATATCAGGAGAACCATCGTATCAAGAACTCACACGACATAAtgttttggatatttttactgccgcaaaatatcttaaaatgaatg ATCTGGTTGAGCAATGCTGGTACTTCATAGATGACCAGGAAGTTTTCAGCGAAGCGACCGCCTTCTTCCTGTACATGACGgcgaaaaagaaaaatttgcgAGAAATTCGCGAAATAATGATTCCCAGAATTCAGAATTTCTTCCTAATGTTAGTTGGGTCCCAGGACTGGCTCGAACTAGATATTGACGACGTCAAAGATTTCCTCACTtccaattatatttctattaattg tgaaaTGGAGGTCTTCATGTCAGCTGTAAGATGGTTAAAACACGACTGGGATAACAGAAGTGTCCACAAATACCAGCTTTTGGAGTGCGTCCGTTTCGGCAACATTGCCCCGTGGCAATTGATCGATATCAAAAGAAACCCAGAGAATCCTGAATTCATGGAACTAACCAAGGATCCAATGGTTTGCAAAATGATCGACGATGGCCTGGC ATAcgtaataattaagtattggTACGGCCAAGAGAACAGCGAATTCCAACACTGGAATTCAGTTTTGGGACTAAATGAGCCACCAATCAGAAACTGGACTGGATGTGACAAGACTTACTTCACCTATAGGGAGTTTGTGATATACCTCGACCAGTACAGGAGAACCCATTTGGACGATAAGGGCAAGGCCAAAAAGGAAGTAACAATGTCTCCTAGAATAACAACAAATGCAGACGAATTTATGTGTACGAAAAAAGTAAGTGCGAATAAGAAACTCAGTAAGCTT gaaaatttAAGTTCAAATCCAGATACGAAGACTCCAATAAATCCGAATCCAATTTCTAAGCCCGCAAAAGTGGTtcctaaaattgaaattgcagCAAAGCCGCATGAGGAGATGAAACCTGTTGTAGAAACTAACACAAAATTACCAGATAAATGTGACAAATTGTTTCCGAAAAAGGTGTTGAAGCTTTTCCAGTCAGTATCGAAAATGAACACAAC TCCAGATAATACATCATTATTTAACCGGGATAAAGAAACTGTTCTTATCTTTGGTGGCTTTGATCCACATGGAAATTATGGCGTCGGTAGAAACACAGGGAAGGATATTTTCCAATACAAACCAAGGGACAATACTTGGGAATATGTGGGAGATCTGCCAGAGCCGAGGTACTATCACTGCATTGCCTTCTTCAGAGGACGGGTATATCTTGTGG GTGGAGCCGATCCAAGGGAGGAGGGCAAGTGTAAAAGTAAGGTCGTCAATACCGTTTGGAGTTTCGACCCCACAAACAGATATTGGTATCATGAAGGCAACTTGATGATGCCAAGAAAGCATTTTGGTCTCGTCGTGTGCAATCAAATGTTATTCGCTATAGGCGGTCAAGATAAACAAAA GGTTTTAAGATCAGTAGAAAAGTATAACATCTACCAATCGTCGTGGGAGGAAGTGGCACCATTGAAACAAGCCAGAACTGGACTTTGTTGTTCCCAGTTTAAAGATTGCATTTGGGTAGCTGGTGGACTTTCgggattaaaaaatagtaccaTTCTCGACTCGGTGGAATGTTACAATACAAAAACTAACCA atggACGGAAATCACGAAACTGAGTTTTCCTCGTTGCTTTTcatgtttgtttttgttgcaAGATCGTTTGTTTATCATCGGCGGTGCCGAGAAATCAACTAGCCATTCTACAAGTTTAGATATAGTGGAGCAGTGGGACGAAGATTCGGAGAAGTGGAAGTCGAAAATTGAAATGGAGATTCCCAGACATGGCCATATTGTTACCAATTTTGGAACGCAATTAATGATTATCGGGGGAGTCACCACCGCTTACAAGAAAGCTTTGAACAGTATCGAGTGTTTTTGCATTGAAAgag GTACATGGGTGAGCGGCATTTCTAATTTGCCCAATGCTTTATCTGGCCATGCCGCTGTTACATTGCCCCCGTCGAATTGTCTGCACTGA
- the LOC126265644 gene encoding putative odorant receptor 19b, whose amino-acid sequence MKYFEDLFNVVLLLQCGLTACMMCVNLYAFQLLSSIQEFGYIGTLGVLVILEPMLLCWTCHTLTVELTSLLITLYDLDWLNYPPSLRRKITFMMMVFTKPKTLTLGGWTQINMAFCLAWIKNSYSAYTLISETQNK is encoded by the exons atgaaatattttgaggATTTATTCAATGTTGTCTTATTACTTCAATGTGGATTAACTGCTTGTATGATGTGCGTTAACTTATATGCATTTCAACTG ttatcaTCGATTCAAGAATTTGGTTATATCGGCACCCTAGGCGTTCTAGTTATTCTAGAACCTATGTTGTTGTGTTGGACTTGTCACACTTTAACAGTTGAG CTAACAAgcttattaataacattgtatGATTTGGATTGGTTGAATTATCCCCCATCtttaagaagaaaaataactTTCATGATGATGGTGTTCACTAAACCTAAAACTTTAACATTAGGAGGCTGGACCCAAATAAACATGGCTTTTTGTCTGGCA tgGATAAAGAATTCATACTCTGCTTATACATTAATTTCTGAAACACAGAATAAGTAA
- the LOC109595611 gene encoding uncharacterized protein LOC109595611 isoform X2 codes for MKSFEKILQKIIPKNFFSFHENVLTFQGLLSPKHPCLRILYLIWSIPHNIFTTVYLISVEIIMAYQHYETNRTKAMVTIAVIFLHMVCSKRIFIWHFFLKKKYNRIINILKRDVDFLIFNVNDVDLTLDKPPVGFSYECIKEYWQRKTRFYRKLDKYNRRNEIEDFKIRNDLHVKFQCLCIQLTFFMAVFLVIFNAYLIKQPRYYKFNPKLNVTSLYSGYPFETYFPFDTSITDGYYLMGQLYQIYMYIGCVETFLILDTSAWMYMWMLKGQLTTVRFALRKLDCDIKVKGKKASLLIVEMRMIKCIEEVKFIIKGVQILEQLYNVQLAIQYGMCVLIICFTMYAVQLITSVGELSYLFSILVLILFEPLFISWISQSLTEEVAFALYKRVKYKV; via the exons atgaaatcatttgaaaaaatcttGCAAAAAATCATTCCAAAAAACTTTTTCTCATTCCATGAAAATGTATTAACTTTTCAGGGCCTGCTGAGTCCTAAACATCCTTGCCTTCGGATATTGTATTTGATTTGGAGCATCCCTCACAACATTTTCACGACAGTGTATTTAATATCTGTTGAAATTATAATGGCATATCAACATTACGAAACAAATAGGACGAAAGCTATGGTAACAATTGCAGTAATTTTTCTGCATATGGTTTGCAGTAAAAGGATATTCATTTGGCATTTTTTCCTGAAGAAAAAGTATAACaggattattaatatattgaaaagaGATGTTgactttttgatatttaatgtgaatGATGTTGACTTAACGTTGGATAAACCTCCCGTAGGGTTCTCATACGAGtgtattaaagaatattggcAACGAAAGACGAGATTCTATAGAAAATTGGACAAATATAATAgaag GAACGAAATCGAGGACTTCAAAATTAGAAATGATTtacatgtaaaatttcaatgcTTATGTATTCAACTTACATTTTTCATGGCTGTTTTTCTGGTTATATTTAATGCTTACTTAATTAAACAGCCACGTTATTACAAATTCAACCCAAAACTGAACGTAACTTCATTGTACAGTGGTTACCCTTTTGAAACTTATTTTCCTTTCGATACGTCCATAACCGATGGATATTATCTCATGGGacaattatatcaaatttacatGTACATTGGATGCGTTGAAACTTTCTTAA TTTTAGACACGAGTGCTTGGATGTACATGTGGATGCTCAAGGGTCAACTTACAACAGTCAGGTTTGCCTTACGGAAATTAGATTGTGATATAAAAGTCAAAGGCAAAAAAGCTTCGTTGCTGATCGTGGAAATGCGCATGATCAAATGCATCGAAgaagttaaatttatcataaa GGGTGTACAAATTCTGGAGCAGCTGTACAACGTCCAGTTAGCAATACAATACGGAATGTGTGTGTTGATCATATGTTTTACCATGTATGCCGTCCAATTA ATTACATCAGTCGGTGAGCTTTCGTACCTGTTTTCCATCCtggtattaatattgtttgagCCGCTCTTCATAAGCTGGATTAGTCAGTCGCTAACAGAGGAG gtTGCTTTCGCCCTTTATAAACGCGTCAAGTACAAAGTGTAA
- the LOC109595611 gene encoding uncharacterized protein LOC109595611 isoform X5, with protein MDDIHNVPNYIIKTYGDAGRKRCIINHEFAVPNSYKSVTALSFAIDGEFVAVGYECGDIQLIHADSGVVVWAVKGDSLAIEFIQFSPHITAIFTCNEIGKAYLRRLDNLATFRFGDLQAKISCFDLDKTGSTIIFGEKSGAIRIMDLNNAKQRQLYKCKSLNSNYHKMPVSTVKSVPRSPTIFLSAAQDSQVKIWDIRTKEAIVGTIRGPYIIKNGLDIHNYHVLTGSYRLNDSIQLWDMRRIQPEKTLNPLNKPDFRYGQYIKCCQYLKRFKSPLIVYGDNVLNKLNILDIFSNKVLESFETYKPIKIKAVATYKTQVAFGGSKELVIGGYYFRI; from the exons ATGGATGACATCCACAACGTTCCTAACTATATAATCAAGACATATGGGGACGCAGGCAGAAAAAGGTGTATTATTAATCACGAGTTTGCAGTCCCAAATTCCTACAAATCCGTCACGGCCTTGTCTTTTGCCATCGATGGAGAATTCGTCGCTGTGGGCTATGAATGTGGAGACATCCAG TTGATTCACGCGGACTCAGGAGTGGTGGTTTGGGCTGTAAAAGGAGACAGTTTAGCCATAGAGTTTATTCAATTCTCGCCACATATTACTGCAATATTTACTTGCAATGAGATAGGAAAGGCTTATTTACGCAGGTTAGATAACTTGGCAACGTTCAGGTTCGGAG ACTTACAGGCGAAAATTAGTTGTTTCGATTTGGACAAGACTGGTTCCACCATTATTTTTGGAGAAAAAAGTGGTGCCATTCGCATAATGGATTTAAATAACGCAAAG CAAAGGCAGCTCTACAAATGTAAATCACTTAACTCCAATTACCACAAAATGCCAGTATCTACAGTCAAATCTGTTCCTCGTTCACccacaatatttttgtcagcTGCTCAAGATTCCCAAGTGAAG aTATGGGATATACGTACCAAGGAGGCGATTGTTGGCACCATCCGTGGgccatacataataaaaaatggtctTGACATTCAT aattaccATGTACTAACAGGCTCATACAGATTAAATGACAGCATACAATTATGGGATATGCGCAGAATACAGCCTGAAAAAACTTTGAATCCCTTGAACAAACCAGATTTCAGATATGGCCAGTACATAAAGTGTTGCCAATACCTTAAAAGATTCAAATCTCCCCTGATTGTTTACGGtgataatgttttaaacaaattgaacattttggacattttttccaataaagTCTTGGAAAGCTTCGAAACCTACAAgcccataaaaattaaagctgTCGCCACATATAAAACACAAGTTGCTTTCGGTGGTTCCAAGGAGTTAGTCATTGGAGGatattatttcagaatttaG
- the LOC109595611 gene encoding uncharacterized protein LOC109595611 isoform X4, with product MKSFEKILQKIIPKNFFSFHENVLTFQGLLSPKHPCLRILYLIWSIPHNIFTTVYLISVEIIMAYQHYETNRTKAMVTIAVIFLHMVCSKRIFIWHFFLKKKYNRIINILKRDVDFLIFNVNDVDLTLDKPPVGFSYECIKEYWQRKTRFYRKLDKYNRRNEIEDFKIRNDLHVKFQCLCIQLTFFMAVFLVIFNAYLIKQPRYYKFNPKLNVTSLYSGYPFETYFPFDTSITDGYYLMGQLYQIYMYIGCVETFLILDTSAWMYMWMLKGQLTTVRFALRKLDCDIKVKGKKASLLIVEMRMIKCIEEVKFIIKGVQILEQLYNVQLAIQYGMCVLIICFTMYAVQLITSVGELSYLFSILVLILFEPLFISWISQSLTEECI from the exons atgaaatcatttgaaaaaatcttGCAAAAAATCATTCCAAAAAACTTTTTCTCATTCCATGAAAATGTATTAACTTTTCAGGGCCTGCTGAGTCCTAAACATCCTTGCCTTCGGATATTGTATTTGATTTGGAGCATCCCTCACAACATTTTCACGACAGTGTATTTAATATCTGTTGAAATTATAATGGCATATCAACATTACGAAACAAATAGGACGAAAGCTATGGTAACAATTGCAGTAATTTTTCTGCATATGGTTTGCAGTAAAAGGATATTCATTTGGCATTTTTTCCTGAAGAAAAAGTATAACaggattattaatatattgaaaagaGATGTTgactttttgatatttaatgtgaatGATGTTGACTTAACGTTGGATAAACCTCCCGTAGGGTTCTCATACGAGtgtattaaagaatattggcAACGAAAGACGAGATTCTATAGAAAATTGGACAAATATAATAgaag GAACGAAATCGAGGACTTCAAAATTAGAAATGATTtacatgtaaaatttcaatgcTTATGTATTCAACTTACATTTTTCATGGCTGTTTTTCTGGTTATATTTAATGCTTACTTAATTAAACAGCCACGTTATTACAAATTCAACCCAAAACTGAACGTAACTTCATTGTACAGTGGTTACCCTTTTGAAACTTATTTTCCTTTCGATACGTCCATAACCGATGGATATTATCTCATGGGacaattatatcaaatttacatGTACATTGGATGCGTTGAAACTTTCTTAA TTTTAGACACGAGTGCTTGGATGTACATGTGGATGCTCAAGGGTCAACTTACAACAGTCAGGTTTGCCTTACGGAAATTAGATTGTGATATAAAAGTCAAAGGCAAAAAAGCTTCGTTGCTGATCGTGGAAATGCGCATGATCAAATGCATCGAAgaagttaaatttatcataaa GGGTGTACAAATTCTGGAGCAGCTGTACAACGTCCAGTTAGCAATACAATACGGAATGTGTGTGTTGATCATATGTTTTACCATGTATGCCGTCCAATTA ATTACATCAGTCGGTGAGCTTTCGTACCTGTTTTCCATCCtggtattaatattgtttgagCCGCTCTTCATAAGCTGGATTAGTCAGTCGCTAACAGAGGAG TGTATTTAA